A DNA window from Chitinispirillales bacterium ANBcel5 contains the following coding sequences:
- a CDS encoding C25 family cysteine peptidase, giving the protein MVSLLLILLIYSFVSAFSGSEFSNISVHSSGFSIDFSLTNSSGHQSSGFVFGYTCSPSSKGARTVTAELGMNESEIYPLKIEPIVSDWSANNYIQWCEISIPDNLKNRSSVLDGTITFSGIDGLRKDGISTRNNVILIDQPQRVLTKSASHHHPQLPFDQGVRIDVTTDGLYQLSVGDLLELGVSVNTVPARFFRMFQKNNEIALYSTAGNSEYFSHDDLIVFYGQHLRGENSHFTQYSNTNTYWLSWDTTPGNRMMEISGAQRRDLRVFDSHQSSDAVKAGNFHDTIHIEYDNEIRWLGSIYQPSDIASIPVTDTLIDNWYWGLMGANDLTSYTIQLPSPAESGLAQVLISMTGLTRVAGDRNDHIYSILINGKKAGNDNSAVWKGQRPYIFTSDPFPVDLLNKGDNRIDFINQQHEFENRAALNWIRVIYPRNYEASDNSLLFRNDESTFDKLVQYEVDGFDDNNIELWDIEQNRFFTETTIKRNETSNPGTYSLVFQDSVSLTSRYLAQSVTNRLTPDSIKLDTLAAKWDTLAGVDYIAISVDSFKTVLEPLLQTHRSRGLRTAFVDIGDIYDRFSFGIPNPESIRLFISFLFSISGDNPPRFLLLGGDTTHDLDKKNGDRNLVPTNLARIPGWGPASNDGYFVTVRGDNQFPDMAVGRFPAQNKEEMKTLVTKTVNYINNPSRGFWRDNILLAGGGKRDEPEFTRFNNQITTEVIGSQMNILRMDADPSSPWYKNEFNASGAMADFINAGVYLVNFNGHGGGNVWSDNRFFSYNDIHRLHNGGWGGSGKLPIIFSFTCLTGFFESRSYRSLGEELVRFNEHGAIAFYGASSYTSRNGNIIINRLLLDQGLNGNFETLGELLKHTETLMLVKYGREHLPLIRQYNLLGDPALPWHLTPDSVDLTLSNELLSEDERILLVEGKSPSIEEGHVLVQLQSDSREWTRKISTVEDSGFKVSIPVKEGTQTSRGYIRAYVWNDSAEMRGSTPFSKNNLLIYDLKISPSTPAFGDSVTVRCRAHVPDGSSIPQLFLLYSTAPPHGDFKSQGGILMNRDSSGVYTSTSAVPVIYGDRPGEMLQLRFRMVAGAESIESSRFTYDILGRPDLLFSKDSLSFQWSDDSLFLSFEVLNSGNVTAPPFSVDLNWVDTETAQRTRFHQRTAPDSLLPGTSHPFRISLPDTTGTLIVEASINSDTEFEEISFENNIATREFSISKGLLHVSSDTVTTPGDDLSLTPQGDLSKAYSVFIFSEELEESQPLSTASHWIPSAQNNHQKFTIGTRPALKSSDTLLWTFSTEADNSDISVMTRDQYSGNWRYAGNSSFIGGNVLFRSSETGPYAIAHLSDNSPPRVRLTVVGREISFLDYVAKDRPFNLGISDPSGIYTPSIRLLLNGKELTQESHSEIPLHKNPENVNVTVYPPSQRNIDSLLVLAEDLAGNRISETFAYKPGEDLKIQFLSCHPNPFTARVSDGVTVENVRFAFLITDLADIELTIYTSSGRNIRSWRFPDLIGYQEIQWDGRDRHGYRIANGTYFAKLTARNNFKRVNRTIRIAKLEGYR; this is encoded by the coding sequence ATGGTATCGTTATTACTTATACTTCTGATCTATAGTTTTGTATCTGCATTTTCTGGTTCAGAGTTTTCAAACATCTCTGTGCATTCCTCAGGGTTTTCTATCGATTTTTCATTAACTAACAGTAGTGGTCATCAATCATCAGGATTTGTGTTTGGCTATACCTGCTCCCCATCTTCAAAAGGGGCTCGAACAGTTACTGCAGAACTAGGGATGAATGAAAGTGAAATTTATCCATTAAAAATTGAGCCGATTGTAAGTGACTGGTCGGCAAACAATTACATCCAGTGGTGTGAAATTAGCATACCTGATAACCTTAAAAACCGATCCTCAGTTTTAGACGGCACAATTACCTTTTCCGGCATAGATGGGTTACGAAAAGATGGGATATCCACAAGAAATAATGTGATACTTATTGATCAGCCGCAAAGGGTTTTAACAAAGTCAGCATCACACCATCATCCCCAATTACCCTTTGATCAGGGTGTGAGGATCGATGTTACGACCGATGGGCTTTACCAATTAAGTGTTGGCGATCTTTTGGAGTTGGGTGTATCGGTAAACACTGTTCCGGCAAGATTTTTCAGAATGTTTCAAAAAAATAATGAGATTGCATTATACAGCACAGCAGGTAATTCAGAATACTTTAGCCATGATGATTTGATCGTCTTTTACGGGCAGCACCTTAGGGGCGAAAACTCCCACTTCACTCAGTACAGTAATACTAACACTTACTGGCTAAGCTGGGATACTACACCGGGAAACCGGATGATGGAAATTTCGGGTGCTCAAAGGAGAGATCTTAGAGTCTTTGATAGTCACCAAAGCTCAGATGCAGTAAAAGCCGGAAATTTTCATGATACTATTCATATTGAATATGATAACGAGATACGATGGCTGGGTTCGATCTACCAGCCATCTGACATTGCCTCTATTCCTGTTACCGACACTTTAATTGATAATTGGTATTGGGGATTAATGGGCGCCAATGACCTTACAAGCTATACAATACAGCTCCCTTCCCCTGCAGAAAGTGGATTAGCTCAGGTGCTTATCTCCATGACTGGTCTTACCAGAGTTGCAGGCGACCGAAATGATCATATCTACTCGATCCTGATTAACGGTAAAAAGGCGGGTAATGATAATAGTGCGGTTTGGAAAGGTCAACGACCGTATATTTTTACAAGTGATCCTTTTCCGGTAGATTTGCTCAATAAAGGGGATAATCGTATAGATTTTATCAACCAGCAGCATGAATTTGAAAACAGAGCAGCTCTGAACTGGATTCGTGTGATTTATCCCCGCAACTATGAAGCCTCAGACAATTCACTTCTTTTCAGAAACGACGAATCAACATTCGATAAACTGGTTCAGTATGAAGTCGATGGGTTTGATGACAACAATATAGAATTGTGGGATATCGAGCAAAACCGTTTTTTCACAGAAACAACTATAAAGAGAAATGAAACCAGTAATCCAGGTACCTACTCTTTAGTTTTTCAGGACAGTGTTTCACTGACGAGCCGTTACCTTGCACAAAGTGTCACAAACAGATTAACACCCGACTCAATAAAATTAGATACTCTGGCAGCAAAGTGGGATACTCTTGCGGGAGTGGATTACATTGCAATCAGTGTTGATTCCTTTAAGACAGTTCTCGAGCCCCTTCTTCAAACCCACCGTTCACGGGGCTTACGGACCGCTTTTGTCGACATTGGTGATATATATGATCGTTTTTCCTTTGGCATTCCTAATCCCGAGAGCATTCGTTTATTTATTTCCTTTCTCTTTTCAATCTCAGGGGATAATCCACCACGTTTTCTTCTTTTGGGGGGAGATACCACACATGATTTGGATAAGAAAAACGGTGATCGTAATTTGGTACCAACCAATCTTGCCAGAATCCCGGGATGGGGTCCAGCCAGTAATGATGGTTACTTTGTGACAGTGCGAGGAGACAATCAGTTTCCAGATATGGCTGTGGGCAGATTTCCTGCACAGAATAAAGAGGAGATGAAGACTTTAGTCACAAAGACTGTCAATTATATAAATAACCCGTCCAGGGGGTTTTGGAGAGATAATATTCTTTTGGCCGGAGGTGGTAAACGAGATGAGCCAGAATTTACTAGATTTAACAATCAAATCACCACAGAAGTCATTGGCTCTCAAATGAATATTTTGCGAATGGATGCAGATCCTTCCTCTCCATGGTATAAAAATGAATTCAACGCATCAGGTGCAATGGCTGATTTCATAAATGCCGGCGTTTACCTTGTAAATTTTAATGGTCATGGTGGGGGCAATGTCTGGTCTGATAATCGTTTTTTCAGTTATAATGACATTCACCGCCTGCATAATGGTGGGTGGGGCGGAAGTGGTAAATTACCTATAATTTTTAGCTTTACCTGTCTTACGGGATTTTTTGAAAGCCGATCATACCGTTCCCTTGGTGAGGAGTTGGTTAGGTTTAATGAACATGGTGCCATCGCGTTTTACGGAGCCTCCTCTTATACTTCCCGTAACGGTAATATAATCATAAACAGGCTTCTTCTCGACCAGGGTTTGAATGGTAATTTCGAAACACTTGGTGAGCTTTTAAAGCATACAGAGACATTAATGCTGGTAAAATATGGCAGGGAACATCTTCCACTTATTCGCCAGTATAATCTTCTGGGTGATCCGGCTTTGCCCTGGCATTTAACACCGGACTCTGTTGATTTGACATTAAGTAATGAATTATTGTCTGAAGATGAAAGAATATTGCTTGTAGAAGGAAAAAGTCCCTCTATTGAAGAGGGGCACGTTCTTGTACAATTACAATCAGACTCCCGGGAATGGACGCGAAAGATCAGCACGGTAGAGGATTCTGGTTTTAAAGTGTCGATTCCGGTAAAAGAGGGAACACAAACATCCCGGGGATATATCAGAGCTTATGTTTGGAATGATTCGGCTGAAATGAGAGGAAGTACCCCTTTTTCAAAAAACAACCTTTTAATCTACGATCTAAAAATCAGCCCTTCAACTCCGGCATTTGGTGATAGTGTAACCGTTAGATGCAGAGCGCATGTTCCGGATGGCTCATCGATACCTCAACTTTTTTTATTATACTCCACAGCCCCGCCTCATGGTGATTTTAAGTCACAGGGAGGCATACTTATGAACAGAGACTCTTCGGGTGTTTACACCTCTACTTCTGCAGTTCCTGTCATATATGGTGACAGGCCCGGAGAGATGCTTCAACTTCGGTTCAGGATGGTAGCAGGTGCAGAATCGATTGAAAGCAGTCGATTCACTTACGATATACTTGGCCGGCCGGATCTGCTTTTCTCAAAGGACTCACTGTCTTTTCAGTGGAGTGATGATTCCCTTTTTCTATCATTTGAGGTGCTTAATTCCGGTAATGTTACAGCTCCCCCTTTTAGCGTTGATCTCAACTGGGTAGATACAGAAACCGCTCAACGTACCCGGTTTCATCAACGAACAGCTCCGGATTCTTTGCTACCCGGCACATCCCATCCTTTTAGAATAAGTCTGCCGGATACAACTGGAACCTTAATAGTCGAAGCATCTATAAACAGTGATACTGAATTTGAGGAGATAAGTTTTGAAAACAACATCGCCACCCGTGAGTTTAGTATTTCAAAAGGTCTTCTCCATGTTAGTTCAGATACTGTCACAACCCCGGGAGATGATCTTTCGCTTACGCCTCAGGGTGATTTAAGCAAAGCGTATTCTGTTTTTATCTTTTCTGAAGAACTTGAGGAATCTCAACCCCTTAGCACAGCCTCCCACTGGATACCATCTGCTCAGAATAATCACCAAAAGTTTACTATAGGTACCCGACCAGCTCTTAAAAGTAGCGATACCTTGTTATGGACATTTTCTACTGAAGCAGATAATTCAGATATCTCGGTCATGACCCGGGATCAATATTCAGGAAACTGGCGTTACGCAGGAAACTCATCATTTATTGGTGGCAATGTTCTGTTCAGATCTTCAGAAACAGGGCCTTATGCTATTGCTCACTTAAGTGACAATTCTCCTCCCCGGGTCAGGTTGACAGTGGTCGGAAGAGAGATTAGTTTTTTAGACTATGTGGCAAAGGATCGTCCATTCAATCTTGGTATATCCGACCCCTCAGGTATCTATACGCCTTCCATACGTCTGCTTCTTAATGGAAAAGAGTTAACCCAGGAAAGTCACTCAGAAATTCCGTTACACAAAAATCCCGAAAATGTAAATGTAACCGTTTATCCCCCGTCACAAAGGAACATAGATTCTCTTTTAGTACTTGCTGAAGATCTTGCTGGTAACAGGATATCAGAGACGTTTGCCTATAAACCGGGTGAAGACCTTAAGATACAGTTCCTGTCCTGTCACCCAAATCCATTTACCGCAAGAGTTTCTGATGGAGTAACAGTAGAAAATGTCAGGTTTGCATTTTTGATAACGGATTTGGCAG